In Chitinophaga varians, the following are encoded in one genomic region:
- a CDS encoding glycoside hydrolase family 43 protein yields MNKVKNSTIVLLLTSLFQYTGTFAQSGGSFRNPLPVKFGDPYVLQTKASTYYMYGTGGVAKNGFAAYSSTDLVHWKDEGQVFHAGNRNGWSDSTAAWNGAYWAPEVYEHQGRFYLFYSAQWKNNPGKELENFRIGVAVSDSPTGPFTDLSDKPVFDPGYPVIDANVLFDPGGKIYLYYSRCCYKHPVQSEVADWARKKGWFDTIEESWVYGVELKPDFSGVIGEPVLLLRPPVKMDDKQAEWESRSVTSKEVNRRWTEGSVIFKKADTYYMMYSANYFGGKNYAVGYATSKSPLGPFVKAANNPVLQKNTDKGGVVTGTGHNSITYSPDGKEMLCVYHARTMATGEERVVFIDRMKVLPDGRLVVKGPTTGPQPVPKHK; encoded by the coding sequence ATGAACAAAGTAAAAAATTCCACGATTGTCCTGCTGTTAACCAGCCTTTTCCAATACACCGGAACATTTGCGCAGTCGGGGGGCTCCTTCCGGAATCCGCTGCCGGTAAAGTTTGGCGATCCTTACGTGTTACAAACGAAAGCGAGCACCTACTATATGTACGGCACCGGAGGTGTGGCCAAAAATGGATTTGCCGCTTATTCGTCCACCGACCTTGTGCATTGGAAAGACGAGGGACAGGTGTTTCATGCAGGCAACCGCAACGGCTGGAGCGATTCCACTGCCGCCTGGAATGGCGCCTATTGGGCGCCTGAAGTATATGAACATCAGGGGCGGTTTTATTTGTTCTATAGCGCGCAATGGAAAAACAATCCTGGCAAAGAACTGGAAAATTTTCGTATAGGGGTGGCCGTGTCAGACAGCCCTACCGGGCCTTTCACCGACCTGTCCGACAAACCTGTTTTTGATCCGGGTTATCCGGTGATTGATGCCAATGTGTTGTTTGACCCCGGCGGTAAGATTTATCTCTATTACTCCCGCTGCTGCTACAAACATCCGGTGCAAAGCGAAGTGGCTGACTGGGCAAGAAAAAAAGGTTGGTTTGATACGATAGAAGAAAGCTGGGTATATGGTGTTGAACTTAAACCGGATTTCAGCGGGGTTATCGGAGAACCGGTATTGTTGCTTCGTCCGCCGGTGAAGATGGACGATAAACAAGCGGAATGGGAGAGCCGCTCCGTTACGTCCAAAGAAGTCAATCGCCGCTGGACAGAAGGTTCTGTCATCTTTAAAAAAGCGGACACCTACTACATGATGTATTCCGCCAATTATTTCGGTGGCAAAAACTACGCAGTGGGATATGCCACCTCCAAAAGCCCGCTCGGCCCGTTTGTCAAAGCAGCCAACAATCCTGTATTGCAGAAAAATACAGACAAAGGCGGCGTGGTGACAGGAACAGGCCACAACAGCATTACGTATTCACCTGACGGTAAGGAGATGCTCTGTGTGTATCATGCCCGGACGATGGCCACCGGTGAAGAACGGGTGGTATTTATAGACCGGATGAAAGTCTTGCCAGACGGCAGGCTGGTGGTGAAAGGACCGACCACCGGGCCTCAGCCAGTACCTAAACATAAATGA
- a CDS encoding MarR family winged helix-turn-helix transcriptional regulator yields MGELTKLISAWEEYTQKNGTASATAFCMYYLAQESNNDLFGGLTPPDIDTTFAKLIGRLANMQTAYSKMALQELPGFELEWFYFLNTIYHLKEVRKTQVIQYNFTEQTTGIDILNKLKNLGYIAERTDPEDKRAKLVSVTKTGEKILFKVYQLLHKPTLLMYNDIDHKDKQVVVNILKDTETKHQEILSTVKQKSIDDLLSETLGEEKMAAIMQEREKMFRHWNAKRLKEK; encoded by the coding sequence ATGGGAGAACTCACGAAACTCATCAGTGCCTGGGAAGAATACACGCAGAAAAACGGTACTGCCTCAGCCACCGCATTTTGCATGTATTATTTAGCGCAGGAAAGCAATAATGACCTGTTCGGCGGACTGACGCCTCCTGATATAGACACCACCTTTGCGAAACTGATCGGAAGGCTGGCAAATATGCAGACGGCCTATTCCAAAATGGCGCTGCAAGAGCTGCCAGGGTTTGAGCTGGAATGGTTTTATTTTCTGAATACCATCTATCACCTGAAAGAAGTCAGGAAAACACAAGTCATACAATACAATTTCACGGAACAGACTACCGGCATCGATATACTCAACAAACTGAAAAACCTGGGATATATTGCCGAGAGAACTGACCCGGAAGACAAGCGGGCCAAGCTGGTCAGCGTCACCAAAACCGGAGAAAAAATCCTTTTCAAAGTGTACCAGCTGCTGCACAAACCCACCTTGCTGATGTACAATGACATTGATCACAAAGACAAACAAGTAGTCGTCAATATCCTGAAGGACACCGAAACCAAACACCAGGAAATACTGTCTACCGTCAAACAAAAGTCGATAGATGACCTTCTTTCAGAAACATTAGGCGAAGAAAAAATGGCGGCTATCATGCAGGAACGGGAAAAAATGTTCAGGCACTGGAATGCCAAACGCCTCAAAGAGAAATAG
- a CDS encoding transposase: MMNITTSYLTRAELWLYITTLVYFLMNGAQIFETLVFVPKWAAAPPDNFKLLLDGRGASLKNFWIVFHSLHEVTFILAIIFCWKIDFARNWLLVLFVIHFAVRVWTLAFFAPNIINFQQIAETQAVVKDLAARTARWQLLNYIRVAIFMAVSIGLVPLCVRLFNLRP, translated from the coding sequence ATGATGAATATCACGACAAGCTACCTTACAAGGGCGGAACTATGGCTGTATATCACCACGCTGGTATATTTTCTGATGAACGGGGCGCAGATATTTGAGACACTGGTATTTGTGCCCAAATGGGCCGCGGCGCCGCCGGACAACTTCAAACTATTATTGGACGGGAGAGGGGCGAGCCTGAAAAATTTCTGGATAGTATTCCATTCACTGCATGAGGTCACCTTTATACTGGCGATTATATTTTGCTGGAAAATTGACTTCGCAAGAAACTGGTTGCTGGTATTGTTTGTCATCCACTTTGCGGTCAGGGTATGGACACTTGCATTTTTTGCGCCCAACATTATCAATTTTCAGCAGATAGCTGAAACACAGGCTGTGGTAAAAGACCTGGCAGCGAGAACAGCACGCTGGCAGCTGCTGAACTATATTCGTGTGGCCATTTTTATGGCAGTGTCCATAGGGCTGGTTCCTTTATGTGTCCGGTTATTTAACCTGCGCCCATAA